The Engystomops pustulosus chromosome 1, aEngPut4.maternal, whole genome shotgun sequence genome has a window encoding:
- the LINGO3 gene encoding leucine-rich repeat and immunoglobulin-like domain-containing nogo receptor-interacting protein 3 encodes MMLSKMVSCWPYILFFHLLVLYSERKTQGCPARCDCAPQIRSVVCHRRRLLAVPEGIPSETRLLDLSKNRIRCLNPGELSSYPKLEEVDLSENIISVIEPGAFANLFNLQTLKLKGNQLKLIPTGVFSKLNNLTLLDISENKIVILLDFMFQDLGNLKSLEVGDNELLYISQRAFSGLVALEQLTIEKCNLTSISPDSLSYLQGLEALKLRHLGITSLEEQNFLKLSNLKVLEIDCWSFLEEICPSSFQGLNLTSLSITYTNITSVPAAALRSLTYLEYLNLSYNPIRVILRGSFRDLIRLRELHMVGASITSVESQAFYGLRQIRLLNVSNNLLTTLEESTFQSVNTLETLRVDANPLACDCRLLWILQRRKTLNFDGHHPVCASPAEIQGNALCDFPDSILFEYFTCQKPKIRDRKLQHVTAHEGQPVSFHCRADGEPVPLIVWVSPQRRMITSRSVGRSTVLPEGTLEIRYAQVQDSGTYICIATNAGGNDTYFATLTVKGDNSPYANRTLYLAEYNDTYHNDTHVFLKFTLDLKTILVSTAMGCITFLGVVLFCFLLLFVWSRGRGQHKNNFSVEYSFRKVDGPASAAGQGGARKFNMKMI; translated from the coding sequence ATGATGCTGAGTAAAATGGTATCATGTTGGCCCTACATCTTGTTTTTTCATCTTTTGGTACTATATTCAGAAAGAAAGACTCAGGGATGCCCTGCCCGTTGCGATTGTGCACCTCAAATCCGGTCTGTTGTTTGCCACCGCAGACGCCTTCTTGCTGTCCCAGAAGGGATTCCATCTGAAACAAGACTCTTAGACCTCAGCAAAAACCGCATACGCTGCCTAAATCCTGGGGAACTGTCCTCATACCCAAAGCTTGAAGAGGTAGATTTAAGTGAAAATATTATCTCCGTAATAGAGCCAGGAGCTTTTGCAAACCTCTTTAATCTTCAAACCCTTAAACTGAAGGGCAACCAACTAAAACTCATTCCAACTGGAGTGTTTAGCAAACTCAACAATCTGACATTATTGGATATCAGTGAAAATAAAATTGTCATTCTCTTAGACTTTATGTTTCAAGACCTTGGTAATTTAAAAAGCCTTGAAGTTGGAGACAATGAACTGTTGTACATTTCACAGAGAGCCTTTTCTGGATTGGTAGCCCTAGAGCAACTGACAATTGAAAAATGCAATCTAACCTCTATATCCCCTGACTCACTTTCCTATTTGCAAGGCCTTGAGGCCCTGAAACTGCGTCACTTAGGCATCACTTCTTTGGAGGAACAGAATTTTCTGAAGCTTTCAAACCTCAAAGTACTAGAAATTGATTGCTGGTCTTTTTTAGAAGAAATATGCCCATCTTCTTTCCAGGGACTTAATCTTACTTCTCTTTCCATCACCTATACCAATATCACCTCAGTGCCAGCAGCTGCTCTAAGGAGTCTTACATACCTAGAATATCTAAATCTTTCATATAATCCTATACGAGTAATTCTGCGAGGCTCTTTCAGAGACCTTATCAGGCTAAGGGAGCTACACATGGTGGGGGCTTCTATCACTTCAGTGGAATCTCAAGCATTTTATGGCTTGAGACAGATTCGTCTTCTGAATGTCTCCAATAATCTGCTTACAACTCTAGAGGAGAGTACATTCCAATCCGTCAATACTCTAGAAACCCTGCGAGTGGATGCCAACCCCCTTGCGTGTGACTGCCGATTGCTATGGATTTTACAGAGAAGGAAAACATTAAATTTTGATGGCCACCATCCTGTATGTGCTTCCCCTGCTGAAATCCAAGGCAATGCATTGTGTGACTTCCCAGATTCAATACTTTTTGAATACTTTACATGCCAAAAACCCAAAATAAGGGACAGAAAGCTTCAACATGTTACAGCTCATGAAGGACAGCCTGTATCATTTCATTGTCGAGCTGATGGGGAGCCTGTTCCACTCATTGTCTGGGTCTCGCCACAGAGAAGGATGATCACCAGTAGGAGTGTAGGAAGGTCTACTGTGCTGCCAGAAGGAACCCTTGAGATAAGATATGCTCAAGTTCAAGACAGTGGGACATATATATGTATTGCCACAAATGCAGGAGGAAATGACACTTACTTTGCTACTCTGACTGTAAAAGGGGATAACTCACCATACGCTAACCGAACACTGTATCTTGCAGAATACAATGATACCTACCACAATGACACTCATGTTTTCTTGAAGTTTACTTTGGATCTGAAAACAATCTTAGTATCGACAGCCATGGGCTGCATTACCTTTTTGGGAGTGGTTCTGTTCTGCTTTCTATTACTATTTGTATGGAGCAGAGGAAGAGGACAACACAAGAATAACTTTTCAGTTGAGTACTCTTTCCGTAAGGTTGATGGTCCTGCCTCTGCTGCAGGACAAGGTGGCGCTAGAAAGTTTAATATGAAAATGATATAA